The following nucleotide sequence is from Dehalogenimonas formicexedens.
AAGTAACCCGGAGTGAGTTGAACGGCATCAATTGGTTGATGAACCTAAAAGGTACCCATATCGCCCTGATTTCGTCTTCCACAAATGAATTGTTACGCTTCACGGGGTTCACCGCTGCACCTAGGCCTATGGGTGCAAACGTCTCCCTGCCCGACCACTTCTCCTACGAGACCCTTGATCATTTTGGACAGGCTTTCAGCAAACCCGGGTACCTGCCATTGTCCATAGCCGAAAAGCAAACTTACCTGACTATCTGGCAGGTGGTAGGCCGCTTCACGGCGTCAGACTATGCAACTCTGGAGGATGACCAAACCGTAAGTAAGGTCTACGATAATGGTGAGTATCAAGTGTATCTCGTTGTGCCTTATTCATGATTGCGCTGATTTTGATGAATAATAGTATTTCCTGTGACCGATTTATAGCGTTGTAATACCTTGCTTAGGTTAAGGGCCTGGCTAGCCCATGAATACGATTCAATTATATCCTGTTTCGGATTATAATACGAACGTATAACACCATCATCAAAGAACTCGTGTAACCAAACAGATAAGATCTTAAATATCTCATCGACTTCATTTGCGATAATTCCGCAGCCCGTATCGACCAACAGTCTCTGGATACTACCTTGAGGAAATATTGAACATGCCAAGATTGGGCGGCCAGCCCCTAAATATTCAAACACTTTGCCAGAGTAAGTTCCGGCGTCGGAGGGATTATTCCAGCTAAGAAGTAGCAGGACTGTGGACTCGCTTTGTGCGCTAATGCTTTCTGCGTAGCTAATCATTTCATGGAATGATACCATTTTTTCAATCTGATAGCTTTTCAGTAAATTTTTTACATAGCTTAGAGACTCATTACCAATAAACCGGATTTCGAAACTGTTAGGGTCGATTTGTCCTTCTTGATAAAGCTTATGTACAGCCTGAAACAAAGCTGTTGGATCTCTTTTCCCCTTGTATACCGAGCCGGTATAGGTAATAATAAATTTATTTGATTTCCGCTTATGTAATGGATAGTCCTCAGGATCGAATCCGCTTGTGACAACGGATACGTTTTTTTTATGCAATACTTGAAGGTCACGAGCCATCGGTTCAGAAATAGCTACGATCTGATCACAATTACGAATAATCCTTTGTTCCCATTTTTTTTCCAAATACGTAAATGGTTGTGCTTTTCTGACGTACGGATTCTGAGACCATAAATCTCTGTATTCAGCAACCCAATAGACCCCTTTACTCTTCAGCCGTGAAGCCACCAAGTGACTCGCGGCAGGCCCATAGCTACTGAATACTATTTGCGCGCCAGTATTTTTCAATAAACTCATAGCGCGTTTTAAGGCTCCGAAATACCAAAACGGTTCTTCGGCTACTGTCCTAATCAGCGGTAATGACACCACAGATGCGATAAATGATTTCCCAATTGTAACCATTTTCCCGATTAGCGATCGACCACTAGCGCTAATTCGCCTTGCCTTTGTAGGACCCTTTTTTTCTCGATTAGTCACACGTAATTGGTGGTATTTGATTTTATATACGTTCGGCTCCAAGTGCTCCGACTCTCGGGGATCATTATCGGCGGTAATCACAATCGGTTGCCATCCTAAGCGCGACAGGTACTTGCATAATTTACTCAGTCGAGTCGCAGCAATACTCTGACTTGGTCGATAATGGTAACTGATCACTATTATTATATTATCACTCGTGTTATGCATATCCACTAATCTTAATTTATTCAATTACTTTACTCTCGCTCCAACCCTGTTCCCACGTTTTTCACAACCTGAGCCGGGTTTCCCGCCACAACAGCACCTGCTGGTACGTCCTTAGTCACAACAGAACCCATGCCAATCACGCTCCTGGCCCCTATTGAGACTCCTGGTATTATCTTGACATTAGCGCCAATCCAAACTTCATTTCCAATAACCACCGGTTTCGCGATATATTTAGGTTCGGATACAATGTTCACAACGGAATAATCGTGGTTAATAGTCCAAATGTAACATCCAGGACCAATAAGAATATTGTTGCCTAGCTTGAGACCACCAGCTCCATTGATTATCGTGTTGCGCCCAATAAATACGTTGTCACCGCATGCGATGCCATGGGCACCATATATTATTACACCTTCATCAAACCTACCACCGTTACCTAATTGTTTGAATGAATTCTTATAATAACTCTTCCGGATTATGGAGCCCCCGCATTGCCACGGAATGTTCCTTATAATAAGCTCAGTCATCACCCTAGGCATCGAAACCAATGCCGAGGCAACCGTTTTCCATCCGGGATCGCTTTTATTTCTATCCACGTCTATTTTTCTTTCGAAGTGTAGTTATCAAATGTTTATACATACGGAGGTCATTTGCATCAATGAATACGCAGGCTCTCATGGCTAAACCCGTATTTTTGGAGAATATCACTAATGCGACAAATCCGATTAAGATATAAGCAACAGTGGTAGCTATAGCTGCGCCCTCTATGCCTAATCGCGGAATAAGCAACAGGTTCAGGATAATATTGATACTGAGCCCAAGTAAAGACGCCTTCACCAGCAACCCCGGTTTACCGCGTCCTGCCATCTCGTTACCTAGAACCTTATAGATGCTCATAGCGACTGCCCCGGGTAATAAAAGCCACAACGGCATTACTGCCGGTAGAAACTCCTCACCAAAGAGAATCTCTACTGCAATGTGAGCAAATATTAATAGGAAGAGCGCAGACACCAGACTTATCACCAGAGTATTCCGACATATTATAGGAGTGGACGAATTTGCTTGTTCAACGCTTATACCTGGCGTCCTCGCCAATACCACGGTACCGACTGCCCCTGGCAAATAGAAGAGCACTTCGGCGCCTGCTACCGCCACTGAATAATACCCTATTGAAGCTGCATCCAAGAAAAACGCAATCATCAATAAATCCAGTCTGTAATTCAGAAACTGAACCAGATTGCCAATATAGCCTCTGATACCATACCCTAACAAATTAGAAAATACCGCGAAATCGAAACCAAACCGAATATGCACATGACTGCGCAGCATTAATAAAGTGATGATCATACCCGTGAGCTCGATTAATACAAAAGCGTAAACCATGCCCCCTATACCGAGGTTAAACACTATCAATGCAGCAGCGGTTAGGATTACAGAGGCACTATTATAGATTAAACTTATTAGGTTATACGCCGATAGCCGATATTGCCCCAATACGATACAACTTAAGTACACCGTAAACAGCTTCAGGGGTACGGTCAAACATGCCAGTATGATATAAACGGCTTCGACGCTTTCCAAGAACTTAGGTTGCAAAATAAAATAGTACGCAAGAAAGGCGGTCGTGACTACTGTGCCGATTGTTAGCGCTTGGGTTAAAGAATTAGCTGTTAGTTGCTCTATGCTATACCGTTTCGTGCGCCCATAATAGGTATTTGCGATGCCGAGGCCGAGGTCACCTGCCATCGCGAGTAGCGCGGGTATCAAAACGATCAATGAATAAATGCCTTTACCCTCAGGTCCTAACCAGCGGGCAATAATAATCGTAGCCAGGGCGCCGCTAACGAGAATGAAGACCTTGGTAAGTAAGGTATAAAAGGTGTTTCTCGTGAATTCAGGCCATGAACTGAGGAACCGGTGCTGCTGGTTCAAATTGCTCTAGCTCGCCGAACTTCTCTGATTTAATAGGCTAGCAACCATTTGCTCAAGACCGCTTCTAAGCTCTACCACCGGCATGTAACCAATATTTCGGACTTTATTGATGTCTGCCACACTGTGGCGGATATCGCCAAGGCGCTCTGCCTCGTATACTGGCGAAAGGGAGTTCCCAGTGATATCCAATAACAGCCAGGTCAAATGGTTCAACGTAGCGGCTTCACCGCTTCCAACGTTAAACACTCCCCGGGCATTTTCACCCAGGGCTAAGATCGTGGCAGAAACAACGTCGTCCACATGCACAAAATCACGTGTCTGCTCGCCATCTCCAAAGATAATCGGTGGCTGACCGGAAGTGACGCGGTGGATAAATTTCGGTATTACAGAAGAGTATTCGGAGGTAGAATCCTGACCGGGGCCATAGACGTTAAAGAACCTTAATATAACGGTGGGCATCCCCGCGAAATCGTTGAATAGTTGAGCATATTGCTCAGCGATAACCTTCGAGATGGCGTAAGGGGAGAGAGGATTGAGTGCAGTTTGCTCATTTACGGGCATAAGCTCGACATCGCCATACACCGCTGCGGATGATGCCAATACTACTTTTTTAAGTTCATATTTGGCAGCCAAGCGTAGAATCTCCAACGTTGCACTAGCATTTACGTCTAGAGTGGTCAGTGGTTCCACAATGCTTTTTGCCACGCTGATGGAAGCTGCTAGATGGTACAAGTAATCGGCTCCGGAAATGATTCGTTCAAGTATGGCTTTATCTCTTATATCGCCCTGTACGAAACGTGCTCCCGAGTGTTCCAACATTGGCTTAAGGCGATCCAGTTGACCAGTCGAGAGATTATCAAGGATTGTGACGCTATATCCGAGGTCACATAGTCTGAGACACAGCCTTGAACCAATGAAACCGGCTCCCCCTGTAACGACGATAGTTTCAGCAGACATAATATTTGTGATAGTATATCATACCCTTGGACAGGTTGAATCCAGCCCGAATGTTTCAATGAGTGATATATACGGCTTATGATGTACGCGAACCTATTAATGCCCCTAAATTGGAATCATCCA
It contains:
- a CDS encoding acyltransferase; the encoded protein is MDRNKSDPGWKTVASALVSMPRVMTELIIRNIPWQCGGSIIRKSYYKNSFKQLGNGGRFDEGVIIYGAHGIACGDNVFIGRNTIINGAGGLKLGNNILIGPGCYIWTINHDYSVVNIVSEPKYIAKPVVIGNEVWIGANVKIIPGVSIGARSVIGMGSVVTKDVPAGAVVAGNPAQVVKNVGTGLERE
- a CDS encoding polysaccharide biosynthesis C-terminal domain-containing protein, whose product is MNQQHRFLSSWPEFTRNTFYTLLTKVFILVSGALATIIIARWLGPEGKGIYSLIVLIPALLAMAGDLGLGIANTYYGRTKRYSIEQLTANSLTQALTIGTVVTTAFLAYYFILQPKFLESVEAVYIILACLTVPLKLFTVYLSCIVLGQYRLSAYNLISLIYNSASVILTAAALIVFNLGIGGMVYAFVLIELTGMIITLLMLRSHVHIRFGFDFAVFSNLLGYGIRGYIGNLVQFLNYRLDLLMIAFFLDAASIGYYSVAVAGAEVLFYLPGAVGTVVLARTPGISVEQANSSTPIICRNTLVISLVSALFLLIFAHIAVEILFGEEFLPAVMPLWLLLPGAVAMSIYKVLGNEMAGRGKPGLLVKASLLGLSINIILNLLLIPRLGIEGAAIATTVAYILIGFVALVIFSKNTGLAMRACVFIDANDLRMYKHLITTLRKKNRRG
- a CDS encoding glycosyltransferase — translated: MHNTSDNIIIVISYHYRPSQSIAATRLSKLCKYLSRLGWQPIVITADNDPRESEHLEPNVYKIKYHQLRVTNREKKGPTKARRISASGRSLIGKMVTIGKSFIASVVSLPLIRTVAEEPFWYFGALKRAMSLLKNTGAQIVFSSYGPAASHLVASRLKSKGVYWVAEYRDLWSQNPYVRKAQPFTYLEKKWEQRIIRNCDQIVAISEPMARDLQVLHKKNVSVVTSGFDPEDYPLHKRKSNKFIITYTGSVYKGKRDPTALFQAVHKLYQEGQIDPNSFEIRFIGNESLSYVKNLLKSYQIEKMVSFHEMISYAESISAQSESTVLLLLSWNNPSDAGTYSGKVFEYLGAGRPILACSIFPQGSIQRLLVDTGCGIIANEVDEIFKILSVWLHEFFDDGVIRSYYNPKQDIIESYSWASQALNLSKVLQRYKSVTGNTIIHQNQRNHE
- a CDS encoding NAD-dependent epimerase/dehydratase family protein — encoded protein: MSAETIVVTGGAGFIGSRLCLRLCDLGYSVTILDNLSTGQLDRLKPMLEHSGARFVQGDIRDKAILERIISGADYLYHLAASISVAKSIVEPLTTLDVNASATLEILRLAAKYELKKVVLASSAAVYGDVELMPVNEQTALNPLSPYAISKVIAEQYAQLFNDFAGMPTVILRFFNVYGPGQDSTSEYSSVIPKFIHRVTSGQPPIIFGDGEQTRDFVHVDDVVSATILALGENARGVFNVGSGEAATLNHLTWLLLDITGNSLSPVYEAERLGDIRHSVADINKVRNIGYMPVVELRSGLEQMVASLLNQRSSAS